In a single window of the Campylobacter iguaniorum genome:
- a CDS encoding LysR family transcriptional regulator, whose translation MTIKQIEHFLKLYELKNVSQVAKSFDISQSAVSNSIKELESSLNGNLFDRIGKNLIPNQKGKQFFEEVLPLYKNIKELEERMKFARILRLNLLSSQNVGVYLLSNLIGDLARQYSLKFAIANTHKIITEILEHRCDVGLIESNITSPNITKIKIVNDELVVVCGDKSFANKSFYIDEIAGFEWIMREDGSGTRQTFLAGIPKGVEINVVLEINSTEAIKNAIKGKRLFSVLPKFALEDGIYPLKIKNIKFSRDLSIVFHAKKANDDKFMELITRLKDSLAAFYSFSVPSCL comes from the coding sequence GTGACAATCAAGCAAATCGAACACTTTTTAAAGCTATACGAATTAAAAAACGTAAGCCAAGTCGCCAAGTCTTTTGACATCTCACAATCAGCAGTTTCAAACTCAATAAAAGAGCTAGAAAGCTCATTAAATGGCAATCTTTTTGATAGAATTGGTAAAAATTTGATACCAAATCAAAAAGGCAAGCAGTTTTTTGAAGAGGTTTTGCCACTGTATAAAAACATAAAAGAGCTAGAAGAAAGAATGAAATTTGCAAGGATTTTGAGACTAAATTTACTCTCTAGCCAAAACGTCGGCGTCTATCTTTTATCAAATTTAATAGGCGATTTAGCAAGGCAGTATAGCCTTAAATTTGCCATTGCAAACACCCACAAAATCATCACCGAAATCTTAGAGCATAGGTGTGATGTAGGACTTATAGAAAGCAATATAACCAGCCCAAATATAACCAAAATAAAAATTGTAAACGATGAATTAGTCGTGGTTTGTGGCGATAAAAGCTTTGCAAATAAGAGCTTTTATATCGATGAAATCGCTGGATTTGAGTGGATCATGAGAGAAGATGGATCTGGCACAAGGCAGACATTTTTAGCTGGGATCCCAAAGGGCGTGGAGATAAATGTGGTCTTAGAAATCAACTCAACTGAAGCCATAAAAAACGCCATAAAAGGCAAGAGATTGTTTAGCGTTTTGCCTAAATTTGCTCTTGAAGACGGCATCTATCCGCTCAAAATCAAAAATATCAAATTTAGCAGAGATTTAAGCATAGTTTTTCACGCTAAGAAGGCAAATGACGATAAATTTATGGAGCTAATCACAAGGCTAAAAGACAGCCTGGCTGCCTTTTATAGCTTTAGTGTTCCATCTTGTCTTTAG